From a region of the Leucoraja erinacea ecotype New England chromosome 6, Leri_hhj_1, whole genome shotgun sequence genome:
- the LOC129698136 gene encoding sarcolipin-like — MDKSTQELFLNFMVVLMTVLLMWMLVKSYQE; from the coding sequence ATGGATAAATCCACACAAGAGCTCTTCTTGAACTTTATGGTGGTTTTGATGACCGTGCTACTTATGTGGATGCTTGTTAAGTCCTATCAGGAGTGA